Proteins found in one Etheostoma spectabile isolate EspeVRDwgs_2016 chromosome 14, UIUC_Espe_1.0, whole genome shotgun sequence genomic segment:
- the eppk1 gene encoding epiplakin: MDSKQNCHTEVHGPVAGIFLEKTGEKMTIYQAMKKRLLKPGTALALLEAQAATGGIVDPINNRKLPVADAVKEGIVGPEMKEKLLTAEKAVRGYLDPYTNQMISVYQAMQKDLVSRDYGLRLLEAQIATQCLFDPVQKSNISVESAIQKGYYEKGLLNDQMSELKVFYNPSLQENLNYHNLLEKCTVEPDTGLLLLPVCITFKGLRRGISSTELLASKIIDKETFDDLQKGKTTTQDVMLMETVKEYLNGKGSIAGIAVLSSNQRMSIYQAMKKGILMPGTALVLLEAQAATGFMIDPVENKKFTVDEAIKNKVFGPEFHAKLRSAERAVTGYKDPYSGETISLFQAMKKELIIKEHGIRLLEAQIATGGIIDPINSHRLPTEVAFKRGYFNEEINAILQQTGDDTKGFFDPNTEENLTYLQLMERCVIDPITGLCLLPLLDKSNKLNFNFIDHQTKMAFKEEKVNVVCGKYMGKTVSLWELLMSEYFDAHQRQDIIQKYREKKLNIKTIITMVLEIIEKSVKTTNVIFEGIRENVTAKQLEEADIISKEVLEDLKKGKVSVKDVIKDENVNMYLQGKDSIAGILLPDSQIMTIYEAKQKGKLMPGTALVLLEAQAATGFIIDPIGNRKFSVDDAVKAKIVGPDVCHKLRSAEKAVTGYKSPYDGKIISLFQAMQKDLIVKDHGIRLLEAQIATGGIIDPVNSHRIPVHVAYKKGYFNEEMNQILIDPSDDTKGFFDPNTLENLTYLQLMARCVRDPSTGLCLLPLKSKSSKISIDDKIRETFKTTTVTVKYGRFNGKHTTLWDLINSEYLTEAKRQEFFKLFKSRKITIEQLIVTILEIIESKEIKQQTRLNVKSLRGEVSVVDLLELEIVDEKTYNSLIEGKMTSTDVMKMDDVRNYLQGKSCVAGVILQPSNQKLSIYEAHRVGILTPGTALCLLEAQAATGFIVDPVKNQKLTVEQALREKVIGPEMHEKLLSAERAVTGYIDPYTGQKISLFQALQKDLIIKQHGIRLLEAQLATGGIIDPLKCLHLPLKVAYRKGYFDAEFYQILSDPTDDTKGFFDPKTQHNLTYMEMLSRCVKDEETGLLLLSMNDKPKTTETKATMYTNTDIKQEFEKTAVSISVGRYSGKSVSLWDLIHSGYFTEDQQLEFFDKYRTKKINTQTIITLVISTIEKLESETHKTIMGLRKPVSAQQLLDSDIIDVDTFKQVKEGKLPLEEVIKREPVRGYLKGTGSIAGIKVHPSQKVMSIYEAKKEDLLTPGTAIVLLEAQAATGWVIDPLKNKFYVVDEAAREKVIGPDVHEQLLSAERAVTGYKDPYTDATISLFEAMNEQLIARSDGIRLLEAQIATGGIIDPNQSHRLPVHVAIKKGYLDEEISKILSIPTDDAKGFFDPNTKENLSYLQLLKRCEKDPETGLLLLSLYQEESHVFHTDEQIELAFKNKQIAMDAGKFKNKKVTLWEVLVSEYISKQKREQLIQQYKTKTMTIEEIIEILTVIITEVSSKERKFKGLRKQVSASELYESKIISKELFTQIVQGKVSEENVDKMESIQKYLGATNCIAGVRVESTKKVMSIYEAKSKNLLTPGTSLVLLEAQAATGFVIDPVNNKKLSVEELWLKSGWQWWKINCFQQKGLLRDTKIPTLERQFRCSSLDKDLIVKIMEFVS, encoded by the coding sequence ATGGATTCTAAGCAAAATTGCCACACAGAAGTCCACGGACCAGTGGCTGGCATCTTCCTGGAAAAAACAGGAGAGAAGATGACCATATATCAAGCCATGAAGAAACGCCTGCTTAAGCCAGGAACAGCATTAGCCCTGCTTGAAGCACAAGCAGCCACAGGAGGCATCGTAGACCCAATAAACAATCGAAAACTTCCTGTTGCAGATGCCGTTAAGGAAGGAATAGTTGGCCCGGAAATGAAAGAGAAGCTCCTCACAGCAGAGAAAGCTGTCAGGGGCTATTTAGACCCCTACACAAACCAAATGATATCTGTATATCAAGCTATGCAAAAAGATTTAGTTTCAAGAGATTATGGATTGAGGCTGCTGGAAGCACAAATCGCCACACAATGCTTGTTTGATCCTGTTCAGAAGTCAAATATTTCAGTTGAATCTGCAATTCAAAAGGGCTACTATGAAAAAGGTTTGCTCAATGACCAGATGTCAGAGCTGAAAGTGTTCTACAATCCAAGCTTGCAAGAAAATCTTAACTACCACAACCTGCTAGAGAAATGCACGGTGGAGCCTGATACAGGCTTGTTGCTCCTTCCTGTTTGTATAACCTTCAAAGGTCTGCGAAGAGGTATTTCCTCCACTGAACTCCTTGCATCAAAGATCATTGACAAAGAAACCTTTGATGACCTACAGAAGGGAAAGACCACTACACAGGATGTGATGTTGATGGAAACAGTCAAAGAGTACCTGAATGGCAAAGGCAGTATCGCAGGCATTGCTGTACTCTCGTCCAATCAGAGAATGAGCATTTATCAAGCCATGAAGAAAGGCATACTGATGCCTGGAACAGCTCTTGTTCTACTAGAGGCACAAGCTGCGACTGGATTCATGATTGATCCTGTAGAAAACAAAAAGTTCACTGTGGATGAGGCCatcaaaaacaaagtttttgGCCCAGAATTTCATGCAAAGCTGCGGTCTGCTGAGCGAGCAGTTACAGGATACAAAGACCCATACTCAGGTGAAACTATATCTTTGtttcaagcaatgaaaaaagAACTCATCATTAAGGAACATGGAATACGCCTACTTGAGGCGCAAATCGCTACAGGTGGAATAATAGACCCAATCAACAGTCATAGACTACCAACGGAAGTGGCCTTCAAGAGAGGTTATTTCAATGAAGAAATTAATGCCATACTACAGCAAACAGGAGATGACACAAAAGGTTTCTTTGACCCAAACACAGAAGAAAATCTAACTTACCTTCAGCTGATGGAAAGGTGTGTCATTGATCCCATCACTGGACTGtgcctccttcctctccttGATAAGTCAAACAAGCTAAATTTCAACTTTATTGACCATCAAACTAAAATGGCCTTCAAAGAGGAGAAGGTAAACGTGGTATGTGGAAAGTACATGGGAAAGACAGTATCTCTGTGGGAACTCCTGATGTCAGAATACTTTGATGCACACCAGAGGCAAGACATCATTCAAAAGTACAGAGAGAAGAAGCTCAATATCAAGACCATTATCACAATGGTTCTGGAAATCATAGAAAAGTCTgtgaaaacaacaaatgtcaTCTTTGAAGGCATCAGAGAAAACGTCACAGCCAAACAGCTTGAGGAAGCAGATATCATAAGTAAGGAGGTTCTGGAGGAtctaaaaaagggaaaagtgtCAGTGAAGGATGTGataaaagatgaaaatgtcaatatgTACCTACAGGGTAAAGATAGCATCGCAGGCATTCTGCTTCCTGACTCTCAAATCATGACCATCTACGAGGCCAAACAAAAAGGAAAGCTGATGCCAGGAACTGCTCTGGTTCTACTGGAAGCACAGGCAGCAACAGGGTTCATAATTGACCCTATTGGAAACAGGAAGTTTTCAGTGGATGATGCTGTCAAAGCAAAGATAGTGGGGCCTGATGTCTGTCACAAATTGCGCTCAGCAGAGAAAGCGGTCACTGGGTACAAGAGTCCATACGATGGTAAAATAATCTCTTTGTTCCAAGCCATGCAAAAAGATCTCATCGTAAAAGACCATGGAATTCGGCTCCTGGAAGCACAGATTGCGACCGGTGGGATTATTGACCCAGTGAACAGCCATCGCATTCCTGTCCATGTGGCTTATAAGAAGGGATACTTTAATGAGGAAATGAATCAAATCCTGATTGATCCAAGTGATGACACCAAAGGATTCTTTGATCCCAACACTCTTGAGAACCTGACATACTTGCAACTCATGGCTAGATGTGTCAGAGATCCCAGTACAGGGCTATGCCTCTTGCCACTCAAAAGCAAAAGTAGCAAAATATCCATAGATGACAAAATAAGGGAAacgttcaaaacaacaacagttactGTGAAGTATGGCAGGTTTAATGGCAAGCACACAACACTGTGGGATCTTATCAATTCAGAGTATCTGACTGAGGCCAAAAGACAGGAGTTTTTCAAGCTCTTCAAGTCAAGGAAAATCACAATTGAGCAACTCATTGTCACCATTTTAGAGATCATTGAGAGTAAGGAGATAAAACAGCAAACACGACTGAACGTTAAAAGTCTCAGAGGAGAGGTCTCTGTTGTGGATCTTTTGGAGCTTGAAATCGTGGATGAAAAAACGTACAACAGTTTGATTGAAGGAAAGATGACAAGCACTGATGTGATGAAAATGGATGATGTGAGAAACTACCTACAAGGGAAAAGTTGTGTGGCTGGGGTGATCCTACAACCCTCCAATCAGAAGCTGAGCATCTACGAGGCACATAGAGTTGGCATTCTCACACCAGGCACTGCTCTTTGCCTCCTTGAAGCACAAGCAGCCACAGGTTTCATTGTTGATCCTGTGAAAAATCAAAAACTGACAGTGGAGCAAGCTCTCAGAGAGAAGGTAATTGGTCCAGAAATGCATGAAAAGCTTTTGTCTGCAGAGAGGGCTGTCACTGGTTACATAGATCCATATACTGGTCAAAAGATCTCACTTTTCCAAGCTTTGCAAAAGGATCTAATTATCAAGCAGCATGGCATCCGTTTACTTGAGGCCCAGCTTGCTACAGGTGGAATCATTGATCCTTTGAAGTGTCTCCACTTACCCCTTAAAGTTGCATACAGAAAAGGATATTTTGATGCTGAATTTTATCAGATCCTATCAGACCCAACTGATGACACAAAGGGCTTTTTTGATCCAAAGACACAACACAATCTGACATACATGGAGATGTTGAGTAGGTGTGTAAAAGATGAGGAAACAGGACTGCTTCTACTGTCAATGAATGACAAACCGAAAACTACAGAAACAAAGGCAACCATGTACACTAACACTGACATAAAGCAAGAGTTTGAAAAGACAGCTGTGAGCATATCGGTAGGACGGTACTCAGGAAAATCTGTTTCACTATGGGACTTGATCCACTCTGGGTATTTTACAGAGGATCAGCAGCTTGAATTCTTTGATAAATACAGAACAAAgaagataaacacacaaaccataATCACATTAGTGATTTCCACCATTGAAAAACTGGAGAgtgaaacacacaaaacaataatggGCCTGAGAAAACCTGTCTCTGCTCAACAACTACTAGATTCTGACATAATTGACGTAGATACATTCAAACAGGTGAAAGAAGGAAAACTTCCTCTTGAAGAAGTGATCAAACGTGAACCTGTGAGAGGATACCTGAAGGGAACTGGAAGCATTGCTGGAATTAAGGTTCATCCATCCCAGAAAGTAATGAGCATATATGAAGCAAAGAAGGAAGATCTGTTGACACCTGGCACTGCAATTGTACTGCTTGAAGCGCAGGCTGCAACAGGATGGGTGATTgatcctttaaaaaacaagttcTATGTTGTTGATGAGGCAGCAAGAGAGAAAGTGATCGGACCAGATGTGCATGAGCAACTTCTCTCAGCCGAACGAGCAGTCACTGGCTACAAAGACCCATACACAGATGCCACCATATCACTGTTTGAAGCAATGAATGAACAGCTGATTGCAAGAAGTGATGGCATTCGTCTTCTCGAGGCACAGATAGCAACTGGTGGAATCATTGACCCAAATCAAAGCCACAGGCTACCTGTTCATGTTGCTATTAAAAAGGGATATCTAGATGAAGAAATAAGCAAAATTCTGTCGATCCCGACCGATGATGCAAAAGGATTTTTTGATCCAAACACCAAAGAAAACCTCTCTTACCTTCAACTGCTAAAGCGATGTGAAAAGGATCCAGAAACTGGGCTACTTCTTCTATCCCTATATCAAGAGGAATCCCATGTATTTCACACAGATGAGCAAATAGAGCTtgctttcaaaaataaacaGATCGCAATGGATGCtggaaaatttaaaaacaaaaaggtgacATTGTGGGAAGTGCTGGTCTCTGAATACATATCGAAacaaaaaagggaacagctcatacaacaatacaaaacaaaaaccatgaCAATAGAGGAGATCATTGAAATACTCACTGTTATCATTACTGAGGTATCATCCAAAGAAAGAAAGTTCAAAGGACTAAGAAAGCAGGTCTCAGCCAGTGAGTTGTATGAGTCAAAGATTATCTCAAAGGAACTTTTCACACAGATAGTACAAGGAAAGGTATCTGAAGAGAATGTTGACAAAATGGAATCGATTCAGAAGTACCTTGGAGCTACAAACTGTATAGCTGGTGTCAGAGTTGAATCTACAAAGAAAGTTATGAGCATCTACGAAGCCAAAAGCAAAAACCTGCTGACACCTG
- the LOC116701610 gene encoding doublesex- and mab-3-related transcription factor B1, which translates to MSPKVWERRLFYLTNNQSGNMPSNEHETLARQPKCTRCRHHGIIVLKKGHMKYCPFLKCECWKCHLITQRTRITALQRNPKKELNNAEIKEKGPGVHTGVSVVKPAADGTCSASAPDVSLRPSASSGVMCLPSDGAPERAATVRSPLDLRIRPAAGGANVTGLDIRKGLPFTSSEEKPCNVTPFNTPYFGEFGQTAHLPVLHFPFTMSGQYPSSYAPCPNLLFNMPWLPPVPAGLINDSLRGPLMFPHFQSHAVHYPPPPEPVPPADCRPVFFTLQPPPELFQEELISRQHPQPPLSKHTEQVIDVVD; encoded by the exons ATGTCCCCAAAAGTGTGGGAACGGAGGCTGTTCTACTTAACAAACAACCAGTCCGGCAACATGCCCTCCAACGAACATGAGACACTTGCACGACAGCCGAAATGTACCCGGTGCCGACACCATGGGATCATCGTCCTGAAGAAGGGTCACATGAAGTACTGTCCTTTTCTCAAATGTGAATGCTGGAAGTGCCATCTCATCACACAGCGGACTCGCATCACGGCCCTCCAGCGAAATCCGAAGAAAGAGCTAAATAACGCCGAAATTAAAGAGAAGGGACCCGGCGTCCACACCGGTGTTAGCGTGGTGAAACCAGCGGCTGATGGGACCTGTAGCGCCTCGGCCCCGGACGTAAGCCTTCGTCCGTCGGCCTCATCTGGAGTGATGTGTCTTCCATCGGATGGGGCTCCGGAACGAGCCGCCACGGTGCGGAGCCCTCTCGATCTCAGGATCCGACCTGCCGCGGGAGGAGCGAATGTGACTGGTTTGGACATCCGAAAGGGGCTGCCCTTTACTTCCAGTGAGGAAAAACCATGTAACGTTACACCTTTTA ATACCCCTTACTTTGGTGAATTTGGCCAGACTGCACATCTGCCCGTTCTTCACTTTCCATTTACGATGTCAGGTCAGTACCCCAGCAGCTACGCACCGTGTCCAAACCTCCTGTTCAACATGCCATGGTTGCCACCCGTGCCTGCTGGGCTTATCAACGACAGCCTCCGTGGACCCCTGATGTTCCCCCACTTCCAGTCGCATGCTGTGCATTATCCGCCTCCACCAGAGCCTGTACCTCCTGCT GATTGCAGGCCGGTCTTCTTCACCCTTCAGCCACCCCCAGAACTCTTCCAGGAGGAGCTGATATCAAGGCAGCACCCTCAGCCTCCTCTGTCCAAGCACACTGAACAAGTCATAGATGTGGTGGATTAA